From a region of the Pongo abelii isolate AG06213 chromosome 9, NHGRI_mPonAbe1-v2.0_pri, whole genome shotgun sequence genome:
- the LOC129048877 gene encoding uncharacterized protein LOC129048877: MGPDTDYPCYFLAQCLGAHGVAFPWRRAETVRRGAGRKHHPTGSTNALQTGGARRHPRREGKGPGGLWGSRKYPITLRGVRRMSEPDVTATSIPPTPLLLLPSLPATSPLRPPLGLAPREGTHSTGGFTRVGPRQHFLVQINKWPSVWKHGPAFPGEVTRVRPLKVCRRPALPGSSPRAGPRRPGEGEPVPDQRPFRGWALTPPSGQRVQELQREPEPWEGTPRRSRDSGDRQQPQKRVLGYPAPLSKRRISLHLRPPGTQSCLWSRQVSL, from the exons ATGGGCCCCGATACTGACTACCCCTGCTACTTTCTAGCTCAGTGTCTTGGGGCACATGGTGTAGCTTTTCCT TGGAGAAGGGCGGAGACTGTTCGCAGAGGGGCCGGGCGAAAACATCACCCTACTGGAAGTACGAACGCATTGCAGACTGGGGGCGCCCGAAGGCATCCCAGACGCGAGGGCAAAGGCCCAGGAGGGCTGTGGGGCTCTCGGAAGTATCCGATCACCTTGAGAGGAGTCCGCCGGATGTCCGAGCCTGATGTCACTGCAACTTCGATTCCTCCGACGCCCCTGCTCTTACTTCCCAGTCTTCCGGCAACTTCTCCGCTTCGGCCTCCCCTAGGCCTTGCCCCCAGAGAGGGGACGCACTCCACAGGTGGATTCACACGTGTGGGCCCTCGGCAGCACTTTCTCGTGCAAATTAACAAGTGGCCCTCAGTGTGGAAGCACGGCCCAGCTTTTCCCGGGGAGGTCACCAGGGTGAGGCCACTCAAGGTCTGCAGGCGCCCGGCGTTACCGGGATCCTCCCCGCGCGCTGGTCCAAGGAGGCCAGGAGAGGGCGAACCCGTCCCTGACCAGCGGCCCTTCCGGGGGTGGGCTCTGACCCCACCGAGCGGTCAGCGGGTCCAGGAGCTCCAAAGG GAACCCGAGCCCTGGGAAGGGACACCAAGGCGCTCCCGAGACTCCGGAGACCGCCAACAGCCCCAAAAGAGAGTACTCGGCTATCCAGCGCCCTTATCCAAGCGGAGAATCTCTCTCCACCTCCGCCCTCCCGGGACTCAAAGTTGTTTGTGGAGCCGCCAGGTTTCCTTGTAG